CCCAGGTCCCGTTGGCGTCGCCCGCACCGACGATGTCCGCGCAAGTCGAGTAGAAGGCCACCAGGGTGCCGCCGTTGGTGACGCCGACCGGGAACGACTGACCGCCCGTGCAGGTCGTCGTGCTGACCCGCTGCGTCGTCGCGGCCTGCACGTTGCGCAGGAACGCACTGTTCGTCTGGCCGGAAGCCCCGTCGATGACGTCGGAGGACGATGTGAACGCGACCCACTTCCCATCGGCGGAGATCCGCGGGTTGCTGCCGCCTCCGGCGTTGGTGGCGTTGTTCGACGGCTTCGAGAGCCGGCTCGCCGAGTCGGTCGCCTCGGTCCACAGAAAGATGTCAGCAGCGGAGTTGTCGTCGGTCTCCGAGGTCAGATCGGTCGCGGCACTGCTGTAGGCGATCCGCCTTCCGTCGGCGGACATCGATGGGCGAATGCTGTCGTTGTTGGACCCCGTCCCGCTGCTGTCGTGGCTGACCAGCCTCATCGCGCCTGTCACCCGGTCCCAGCGGAAGATGTCGCGGAACCCCGCGTTGAAGTCATTCGGGACGAGGTTGCTCGCGAACGAGGAAAACGCGACGAAGCGGCCGTCGGCGGAGATCGTCGGGTCGGCGCTCCCTCCGTTCGCCGTCGCCCCCGCGTGCCCACGGCTCACCAGGACCGTCTTCCGGGTGACCAGGTCGCGCAGGTAGATGTCGTCCCCGACGTGCGCGTCCGCAGGACCGAGGTTGCTCGCACTGGACACGAACGCCACGTAGCGTCCGTTGCCCGACATTGCGGAGTTCGCGCTCGGCTCGTTCCCGGCCACCCCCGCGGGCGTGGCACTGACCAGCCGCGTCCGGTCGCCCGGCTTCACGACCACGCCCGGACTGGTGAACTTCTTCTTCGACTTCTTCTTCGGCGCGTGCAGCCGGTAGACCGCCGTGCCGACGAAGCCGGCGCGCGCGAACGCCACCGACCCCGAGCCCGTCGAGTTCTTCGTCGCCACCGTGGTCCAGGCGCTGCCGTTCCTGCGCTGCAGCTGGACCGACCGTTTGCCGGTCGTCGGCAGCTTGCCGCTGATCGTGAACGACTCGTCGACGTACGGCGCCGGGCTGACTCGCGGCAGCGGCGTGACCGTGACCTTGCGGACCTTCGCCTTGTTCGAGCCCTTGGCGAACACGTGCACCCGGAACTTGGTCCTGCCCAGCTTGAGGGCCGAGGCGACGTTGACCTGCCGGGAGGCACCGAGCTTCTTCTTCGAGACCACCTTCCAGCGCGACCCGACCTTGCGCTCGAGCCAGATCTTCTGACCCTTCTTCCCGTTGCTGACCTTGACCGTCAGCACCAGGTTCACGCCAGAGGTCGGGACGCCCGAGATGCGTGTCACCTCGACCTTGCTGGCCGCAGCCTGGGCCGGAGCGAGCAGTCCGGAGACCGCCAGCAGGAGAGACAGAGCACCCACGAGAATTGCTCGACGCATCGCACCACCAGAGAACGGGGGTCGACCCCACAGCCGACCTCCCGGCCGAGGCTACGGCGGCGCTCGCGCGACTCGCTATGGACCGCGCGTCCAGACCGCCGGTCCAACCAAGACGTCCTAGAAGTCGCCTGCTGCTTCCCGCACCGGCCGCAGCAGCTCCGACATCCCGGTCAAGCTCGTGTCGTCCAGCGCCGCGAGACCGAAGCCGGCAGCGAGCAGGTCAGCCGTGGCGACCTCGACGAGCGCGCGACCGGCGTCGGTGATCTCGGCCAGGATCGCGCGCCGGTCCTCGGGGTGCGGGACCCGCCGTACCAGGCCGGCGGACTCGAGGCGGTCGACGATCGGGGTGACCGACGTCGGGTGCACCTGGAGGCGCTCCCCCATCTTGCCCAGCGGCAGCGAGCCCCGACGGGTGAAGGAGAGCAGCACCAGCGCCTCGTACCGGGCGAAGGTCAGGTCGTGCGGCTTGAGGATCGCGTCCAGGCGGGAGAGCACGAGCTGGTGCACGCGCATCAGCGAGGTGACCGCGTGCATCTGCGGTACGCCGTCCCAGCGAAGCCCCCACTGCCGGGCGGCTTCGTCGATCGGGTCGAAGTCGAGGCCCATGGACTTAGCCGGCCACCTTGCTGCTGTTCTCCTTGATGCTCGCGAAGATCGCCTTCATGTCGTCACCGATCCGGGCGAGCTCGATGTACGGCGCGCCTGCCGAGGTGCCGTCGACGTACGCGAAGTCCATCGCACCGCCCATCATGCTGCCCTGCTGGTGCACGCTCAGGCCGAGCTCGGCGACGCCGGCCAGAGCCGCGTCCATGTCCTCGACGTCGAAGCAGACGTGGTGCAGGCCGGGACCGTTCTTCTCCAGGAACTCGGAGTAGATCGACGTGCCCGTGACCGGCTGGATGACCTCGAGCTGCATGTCGCCGACGTAGACGATCGAG
The DNA window shown above is from Marmoricola sp. OAE513 and carries:
- a CDS encoding PD40 domain-containing protein, producing the protein MGALSLLLAVSGLLAPAQAAASKVEVTRISGVPTSGVNLVLTVKVSNGKKGQKIWLERKVGSRWKVVSKKKLGASRQVNVASALKLGRTKFRVHVFAKGSNKAKVRKVTVTPLPRVSPAPYVDESFTISGKLPTTGKRSVQLQRRNGSAWTTVATKNSTGSGSVAFARAGFVGTAVYRLHAPKKKSKKKFTSPGVVVKPGDRTRLVSATPAGVAGNEPSANSAMSGNGRYVAFVSSASNLGPADAHVGDDIYLRDLVTRKTVLVSRGHAGATANGGSADPTISADGRFVAFSSFASNLVPNDFNAGFRDIFRWDRVTGAMRLVSHDSSGTGSNNDSIRPSMSADGRRIAYSSAATDLTSETDDNSAADIFLWTEATDSASRLSKPSNNATNAGGGSNPRISADGKWVAFTSSSDVIDGASGQTNSAFLRNVQAATTQRVSTTTCTGGQSFPVGVTNGGTLVAFYSTCADIVGAGDANGTWDMFVRKTSNGAFALVSHQWNDKTEAGDSSAFGPADLAPDGSHMVFASRSENLTQIDGNGDQDIFLWTAATNSNVLVSRRRDTFEGLSSNGDNQDATFSDNARLVAWTSEATNVAAGDTSSAEDVVYRDLR
- a CDS encoding MarR family transcriptional regulator; the protein is MGLDFDPIDEAARQWGLRWDGVPQMHAVTSLMRVHQLVLSRLDAILKPHDLTFARYEALVLLSFTRRGSLPLGKMGERLQVHPTSVTPIVDRLESAGLVRRVPHPEDRRAILAEITDAGRALVEVATADLLAAGFGLAALDDTSLTGMSELLRPVREAAGDF
- a CDS encoding VOC family protein, whose protein sequence is MTSVGSAAGSIASGPVTQIAWVTADIDATEKYLSTGFGAGSWTRMNDIHFAPDAVTLRGEPADFTIHVSIVYVGDMQLEVIQPVTGTSIYSEFLEKNGPGLHHVCFDVEDMDAALAGVAELGLSVHQQGSMMGGAMDFAYVDGTSAGAPYIELARIGDDMKAIFASIKENSSKVAG